In the genome of Streptomyces collinus, one region contains:
- the recN gene encoding DNA repair protein RecN produces MRIRSLGVIDDAVVELSPGFTAVTGETGAGKTMVVTSLGLLLGGRADPALVRIGAGKAVVEGRITVPRDAAVAVRAEEAGAELDDGALLISRTVSAEGRSRAHLGGRSVPVGVLAELADELVAVHGQTDQQGLLKLSRQRQALDRYAGEAVAGPLAKYGEAYKRLRAVAAELDEITTRARERAQEADLLRFGLDEIAAVEPRAGEDVELAEEAERLGHAEALASAAAVAHAGLAGNPEDPEGVDAGTLVAGAQRALDAVRSHDPALAALADRIGEIGILLRDAAGDLAGYADDLDADPLRLAAVEERRAALTGLTRKYGEDIATVLAWAEQSAARLTELDGDDERIGELTAERDALRSELGGLAQALTDARTEAAERFAAAVTAELASLAMPHARVSFDIRQTEDPEGVEVGGRPVAYGPAGADEVELLLAPHPGAPPRPIAKGASGGELSRVMLAVEVVFAGTDPVPTYLFDEVDAGVGGKAAVEIGRRLARLAKTAQVVVVTHLPQVAAFADRQLLVEKTNDGSVTRSGVKVLEGEDRVRELSRMLAGQEDSETARAHAEELLAAARADG; encoded by the coding sequence ATGCGGATACGGTCGCTGGGCGTGATCGACGATGCTGTCGTCGAGCTGTCGCCCGGGTTCACCGCGGTCACCGGTGAGACGGGTGCGGGCAAGACCATGGTGGTCACCAGCCTGGGGTTGCTGCTGGGCGGGCGGGCCGACCCGGCGCTCGTGCGGATCGGGGCCGGGAAGGCCGTCGTGGAGGGGCGGATCACCGTCCCCCGGGACGCCGCGGTCGCCGTACGCGCCGAGGAGGCCGGGGCCGAGCTCGACGACGGGGCCCTGCTGATCAGCCGTACCGTTTCCGCCGAGGGGCGCTCTCGGGCGCACCTGGGCGGGCGCAGCGTGCCCGTGGGCGTGCTCGCCGAGCTCGCCGACGAGCTGGTGGCCGTGCACGGGCAGACCGACCAGCAGGGGCTGCTCAAGCTGTCCCGGCAGCGGCAGGCGCTCGACCGGTACGCGGGCGAAGCGGTCGCCGGGCCGCTGGCCAAGTACGGCGAGGCGTACAAGCGGCTGCGGGCCGTCGCGGCCGAGCTCGACGAGATCACCACCCGGGCCCGTGAGCGGGCCCAGGAGGCCGACCTGCTGCGCTTCGGGCTCGACGAGATCGCGGCCGTCGAACCCCGCGCGGGTGAGGACGTGGAGCTGGCCGAGGAGGCCGAGCGGCTCGGGCACGCCGAGGCGCTGGCGTCCGCCGCCGCGGTCGCACACGCCGGCCTCGCGGGCAACCCCGAGGACCCCGAGGGCGTCGACGCGGGCACGCTCGTCGCGGGCGCGCAGCGGGCCCTGGACGCCGTACGGTCGCACGACCCGGCGCTGGCCGCGCTCGCCGACCGCATCGGTGAGATCGGGATCCTGCTGCGCGACGCGGCCGGCGACCTCGCGGGATACGCCGACGATCTGGACGCCGATCCGCTGCGGCTGGCGGCCGTCGAGGAGCGGCGGGCCGCGCTCACGGGGCTGACGCGCAAGTACGGCGAGGACATCGCCACCGTGCTGGCCTGGGCCGAGCAGAGCGCCGCCCGGCTGACCGAACTCGACGGTGACGACGAGCGGATCGGGGAGCTGACCGCCGAGCGGGACGCGCTGCGGTCCGAACTGGGCGGGCTGGCGCAGGCGCTGACGGACGCCCGGACGGAGGCCGCCGAGCGCTTCGCCGCCGCGGTGACAGCCGAGCTGGCCTCCCTCGCCATGCCGCACGCGCGCGTGTCCTTCGACATCCGGCAGACCGAGGACCCGGAGGGCGTCGAGGTCGGCGGCCGTCCGGTCGCCTACGGTCCCGCGGGCGCCGACGAGGTCGAGCTGCTGCTCGCCCCGCACCCGGGGGCGCCGCCGCGGCCGATCGCCAAGGGTGCGTCGGGCGGTGAACTGTCGCGCGTGATGCTGGCCGTGGAGGTGGTGTTCGCGGGGACGGACCCGGTGCCGACCTATCTCTTCGATGAGGTCGACGCGGGTGTCGGCGGCAAGGCGGCGGTCGAGATCGGCCGGCGGCTCGCACGGCTGGCGAAGACAGCGCAGGTCGTCGTCGTGACGCATCTGCCCCAGGTGGCCGCCTTCGCCGACCGGCAGCTGCTGGTCGAGAAGACCAACGACGGGTCGGTGACCCGCTCCGGCGTCAAGGTCCTCGAAGGCGAGGACCGGGTCCGGGAGCTGTCCCGCATGCTCGCCGGGCAGGAGGACTCCGAGACGGCCCGGGCGCACGCGGAGGAGCTGCTGGCGGCGGCCCGGGCGGACGGCTAG
- a CDS encoding TlyA family RNA methyltransferase: MAGVARRRLDAELVRRKLARSREHAAQLIAAGRVSVGKTVAAKPATQVETAAAIVVAQDDDDPDYVSRGGHKLAGALSVFGPRGLAVEGRRALDAGASTGGFTDVLLRAGAAHVVAVDVGYGQLAWSLQKDERVTVKDRTNVRELTLEAIDGEPVDLVVGDLSFIPLGLVLPALVRCVKPDADLVMMVKPQFEVGKERLGSGGVVRSTQLRAEAVRGVAEKAWGLGLGVKGVTASPLPGPSGNVEYFLWLRSGAPELDPAEADRAVAEGPR, translated from the coding sequence GTGGCAGGAGTCGCACGACGCCGTCTGGACGCGGAGCTGGTCCGCCGGAAGCTCGCGCGCTCGCGCGAGCACGCCGCGCAGCTGATCGCCGCGGGGCGGGTCTCCGTCGGCAAGACCGTCGCGGCCAAACCCGCCACGCAGGTGGAGACCGCGGCCGCGATCGTGGTGGCCCAGGACGACGACGACCCCGACTACGTCTCGCGCGGCGGCCACAAGCTGGCCGGGGCGCTCTCGGTGTTCGGTCCGCGGGGGCTGGCCGTGGAGGGGCGCAGGGCGCTCGACGCGGGCGCCTCCACCGGCGGTTTCACCGACGTCCTGCTGCGGGCGGGCGCCGCGCACGTCGTCGCCGTAGACGTCGGATACGGACAACTCGCGTGGTCCCTCCAGAAGGATGAACGCGTCACCGTCAAGGACCGTACGAACGTACGCGAGTTGACGCTTGAAGCGATCGATGGGGAGCCAGTGGATCTTGTCGTGGGGGATTTGTCCTTCATCCCGCTCGGGCTGGTCCTGCCCGCCTTGGTGCGGTGCGTGAAACCGGACGCCGACCTGGTGATGATGGTCAAGCCGCAGTTCGAGGTGGGCAAGGAACGCCTCGGCAGCGGGGGAGTGGTGCGCAGCACCCAGCTGCGGGCCGAGGCGGTACGGGGGGTGGCCGAGAAGGCCTGGGGGCTGGGGCTCGGGGTGAAGGGCGTGACGGCCAGTCCGCTGCCCGGGCCGTCGGGGAATGTCGAATACTTTCTGTGGCTGCGGTCCGGGGCACCGGAACTGGACCCGGCCGAGGCAGACCGTGCAGTGGCGGAGGGGCCGCGTTGA
- a CDS encoding PucR family transcriptional regulator → MESGTDSGYDTQGAGITVQRALELPGLRSGLPEVLAGAERLGRTVRWVHAGEVPHIASLLKGGELLLTTGYGLGTRPAEQRAFVRTLAERGIAALVVELGPRFTRLPAALVDTARSAGLPLVQLHREVPFVTVTEEVHTEIVNGHYALLQRAEEVHRRCTQALLSGGGVPQVLGILADFAANPVFLETADGQLLYAAGSGPEGADPLQVWEGLRGQHKDEPPLAGSVLVDVPGGGPGSGGVRARLILLPVRTPLAPVHRMAAERAAGILAVVLMQARQEEELAARGRGDFLTDLAEGRVTAEDAPAQARVLGFRPGNGPLLPVVMRLGDALSADGGGARSGGAESGGGWAVLARAVSEELSSLGVPVLLGVRPVEGRVLVLLGLRAESERAAVADRVAAALRAGVGRAGLPRPGGQPPVMVVGAAGPWPAAASGLRHAAETATAAQGLPDRPWYDARRLDIDLLLWRLRDHEDLAAFVDRALGPLLEHDRRSRPPLLPTLTTYLAHAGRKAETARELHLNRQTLYNRLARIGELLGTDLDDPQTVLALSLALRARRHVQ, encoded by the coding sequence ATGGAGAGCGGGACGGACAGCGGTTACGACACCCAGGGCGCCGGGATCACCGTGCAGCGGGCGCTGGAGCTGCCGGGGCTGCGCAGCGGGCTGCCCGAGGTGCTGGCGGGCGCCGAGCGGCTCGGGCGGACCGTGCGCTGGGTGCACGCCGGCGAGGTGCCGCACATCGCCTCCCTGCTCAAGGGCGGTGAACTCCTGCTGACCACGGGCTACGGCCTCGGCACCCGGCCCGCCGAGCAGCGGGCGTTCGTGCGCACCCTGGCCGAGCGCGGCATCGCGGCCCTGGTCGTGGAGCTCGGTCCGCGCTTCACCCGGCTGCCCGCGGCCCTCGTCGACACGGCACGCTCCGCCGGGCTGCCGCTCGTCCAGCTGCACCGCGAGGTGCCGTTCGTGACGGTCACGGAGGAGGTCCACACCGAGATCGTCAACGGCCACTACGCGCTGCTGCAGCGGGCCGAGGAGGTGCACCGGCGGTGCACGCAGGCCCTGCTGAGCGGCGGCGGGGTGCCCCAAGTGCTCGGCATCCTCGCCGACTTCGCCGCGAACCCGGTGTTCCTGGAGACGGCGGACGGGCAGTTGCTGTACGCGGCCGGGTCCGGGCCCGAGGGTGCGGACCCGCTCCAGGTGTGGGAGGGGCTGCGCGGCCAGCACAAGGACGAGCCGCCGCTCGCGGGATCGGTGCTCGTGGACGTGCCGGGCGGCGGGCCGGGCAGCGGGGGCGTCCGGGCCCGGCTCATTCTGCTGCCCGTGCGGACTCCCCTGGCTCCGGTGCACCGGATGGCCGCCGAGCGGGCCGCGGGCATCCTGGCCGTGGTACTGATGCAGGCCCGCCAGGAGGAGGAACTGGCGGCGCGCGGGCGCGGCGACTTCCTCACCGACCTCGCCGAGGGCCGGGTCACGGCCGAGGACGCCCCGGCGCAGGCCCGCGTCCTGGGTTTCCGGCCGGGCAACGGCCCGCTGCTGCCGGTGGTCATGCGGCTCGGGGACGCCCTGTCCGCGGACGGGGGCGGTGCCCGCTCCGGCGGAGCCGAGAGCGGGGGTGGCTGGGCCGTGCTGGCCCGCGCGGTCTCGGAGGAGCTGTCGTCGTTGGGCGTGCCGGTGCTGCTCGGGGTGCGGCCGGTGGAGGGCCGGGTGCTGGTGCTGCTCGGGCTGCGTGCGGAGTCGGAGCGGGCGGCGGTCGCGGACCGGGTCGCGGCGGCTCTGCGGGCCGGTGTGGGCCGGGCCGGGCTGCCGCGGCCGGGCGGGCAGCCGCCCGTGATGGTCGTGGGGGCGGCGGGTCCCTGGCCGGCCGCCGCCTCAGGCCTGCGGCACGCGGCCGAGACGGCGACGGCGGCCCAGGGCCTGCCGGACCGGCCCTGGTACGACGCCCGCCGCCTCGACATCGACCTGTTGCTGTGGCGGCTGCGCGACCACGAGGACCTGGCGGCCTTTGTGGACCGCGCCCTCGGCCCGCTGCTGGAACACGACCGCCGCTCCCGGCCGCCGCTGCTGCCCACGCTCACGACCTACCTCGCCCACGCGGGACGCAAGGCGGAGACGGCCCGCGAGCTGCATCTGAACCGGCAGACCCTGTACAACCGCCTGGCCCGCATCGGGGAGTTGCTGGGCACGGACCTCGACGACCCGCAGACGGTCCTGGCCCTGAGCCTGGCCCTGCGGGCCCGCAGGCACGTGCAGTGA
- a CDS encoding NAD kinase codes for MTENRARTVFLLAHTGRPAAVRSAELVVKGLLRSGLGVRVLEAEARDLPLPAEVELVKEATPQCLDGCELLIVLGGDGTLLRGAEFARASGVPMLGVNLGRVGFLAEAERDDLDKVVDRVVTKAYEVEERMTVDVVVHRNGDIVHTDWALNEAAVQKVSAERMLEIVLEIDGRPVTGFGCDGIVCATPTGSTAYAFSAGGPVVWPEVEALLMVPISAHALFAKPLVTSPDSVLAVEVLPHIPPGVLWCDGRRTVELPPGARVEVRRGAVPVRLARLHHASFTDRLVAKFALPVSGWRGAPH; via the coding sequence TTGACCGAGAACCGAGCTCGTACTGTTTTCCTGCTCGCCCACACGGGCCGGCCCGCGGCCGTGCGCAGTGCCGAGCTCGTCGTGAAGGGGCTGCTGCGCTCCGGTCTGGGCGTGCGCGTCCTGGAGGCCGAGGCGCGCGACCTGCCCCTGCCGGCCGAGGTGGAGCTGGTCAAGGAGGCCACTCCGCAGTGCCTCGACGGCTGTGAGCTGCTCATCGTGCTGGGCGGTGACGGCACGCTGCTGCGCGGTGCCGAGTTCGCGCGGGCGTCGGGTGTGCCGATGCTCGGCGTCAACCTCGGGCGCGTCGGGTTCCTCGCGGAGGCCGAGCGGGACGACCTCGACAAGGTCGTCGACCGGGTGGTCACCAAGGCGTACGAGGTCGAGGAGCGGATGACCGTCGACGTCGTCGTGCACCGCAACGGGGACATCGTGCACACGGACTGGGCGCTGAACGAGGCGGCCGTGCAGAAGGTGTCCGCCGAGCGGATGCTGGAGATCGTCCTGGAGATCGACGGGCGGCCGGTGACGGGGTTCGGCTGCGACGGGATCGTGTGTGCGACGCCCACGGGGTCGACGGCGTACGCGTTCTCCGCGGGAGGGCCGGTGGTGTGGCCGGAGGTCGAGGCGCTGCTGATGGTGCCGATCTCCGCGCACGCGCTGTTCGCGAAGCCGCTCGTGACATCGCCGGATTCTGTGTTGGCTGTGGAGGTTCTGCCCCACATTCCGCCGGGTGTGCTGTGGTGTGACGGGCGGCGGACGGTCGAGTTGCCGCCCGGGGCGCGGGTGGAGGTCCGGCGGGGTGCTGTGCCGGTGCGGCTGGCGCGGCTGCACCACGCGTCCTTTACGGACCGTTTGGTGGCGAAGTTCGCGCTGCCTGTTTCCGGGTGGCGGGGGGCTCCTCACTAG
- a CDS encoding glycosyltransferase family 4 protein: MTPVSSHSPHGQLPLRTVQVLGGGNAASSAHVRTLAAGLVARGVKVTVCAPYEADRAYDFSGAGADHVHVPRSSDPVSVAALRAACANADLVHAHGLHASFRTVLALSGRRVRTPLVVTWHDRAHADGARAHMLRVLERRVVKAATVVLGTTSALVDRARRTGARDARLAAVALPGPRRPREPDDPDRRRPKVRAELGSIGRPLLMAVGSLERHRGYDVLLDAARAWRRLDPVPLVVIAGEGPLRGELQARIEEEGLPVRLIGRRDDITDLLAAADLALLPSRWEARSVLAQEALHARVPLVATEVGGIPELVGDAAELVPYGDAKALADAVVRLLGDQERRDLLAAKGARQAATWPTEDETVAQVLSVYDELTQPRPLP; the protein is encoded by the coding sequence GTGACCCCCGTGAGCAGCCACTCACCGCATGGCCAGTTGCCGCTGCGCACCGTGCAGGTGCTGGGCGGAGGCAATGCCGCCAGTAGCGCACATGTGCGCACGCTGGCTGCGGGGCTCGTCGCGCGGGGCGTGAAAGTCACCGTGTGCGCCCCCTATGAGGCCGATCGCGCCTATGACTTCAGCGGTGCCGGGGCCGACCACGTGCACGTACCACGTAGCAGCGACCCGGTGTCGGTGGCCGCGCTGCGGGCGGCCTGCGCCAACGCCGATCTGGTGCACGCGCACGGGCTGCACGCCTCCTTCCGTACCGTGCTCGCCCTCAGCGGGCGACGCGTGCGTACTCCGCTGGTGGTGACGTGGCACGACCGAGCGCACGCCGACGGCGCGCGTGCCCACATGCTGCGCGTGCTGGAGCGAAGGGTCGTGAAGGCGGCCACGGTGGTGCTGGGGACGACCTCGGCGCTCGTGGACCGGGCCCGGCGGACCGGCGCGCGGGACGCCCGGCTCGCGGCCGTCGCACTGCCCGGTCCCCGCAGGCCCCGTGAGCCCGACGACCCCGACCGGCGGCGGCCCAAGGTGCGCGCCGAACTCGGCTCCATCGGACGGCCGTTGCTGATGGCGGTCGGCTCCCTGGAACGCCACCGCGGATACGACGTGCTGCTGGACGCCGCACGCGCCTGGCGCCGCCTCGATCCCGTGCCGCTGGTCGTGATCGCCGGGGAGGGACCGCTGCGCGGTGAACTCCAGGCGCGGATCGAGGAGGAGGGGCTGCCGGTCCGGCTCATCGGGCGGCGCGACGACATCACCGATCTGCTCGCCGCTGCCGACCTCGCCCTGCTGCCGAGCCGCTGGGAGGCACGCTCCGTCCTCGCCCAGGAGGCCCTCCACGCACGCGTGCCACTCGTCGCGACCGAGGTCGGCGGCATCCCCGAACTCGTCGGCGACGCGGCCGAACTCGTCCCGTACGGGGACGCGAAGGCCCTCGCCGACGCCGTCGTGCGGCTGCTCGGGGACCAGGAACGGCGGGACCTGCTGGCGGCCAAAGGCGCCCGGCAGGCCGCCACCTGGCCGACCGAGGACGAGACGGTCGCCCAAGTGCTCAGCGTGTACGACGAGTTGACCCAGCCCCGTCCTCTTCCGTAG
- a CDS encoding sterol-binding protein: protein MATIEECRSALDKLSDNMQRAEGDVRDAAALDRSVSCHITDLDVTFLGRMRGGRIEVHDTVPGPPPGKAEIRLAMTGDDLVALVGGELSFAQAWGSGRVKLHAGVRDLLQLRKLL from the coding sequence ATGGCCACGATCGAGGAGTGCCGCAGCGCACTCGACAAGCTCTCGGACAACATGCAGCGCGCCGAAGGGGACGTCCGCGACGCCGCGGCCCTGGACCGCTCGGTGAGCTGCCACATCACGGACCTCGACGTCACCTTCCTCGGCCGCATGCGGGGCGGGCGGATCGAGGTGCACGACACCGTGCCGGGGCCGCCGCCCGGCAAGGCCGAGATCAGACTCGCCATGACCGGCGACGACCTGGTCGCGCTGGTCGGCGGCGAGCTGAGCTTCGCCCAGGCCTGGGGCTCCGGCCGTGTGAAGCTGCACGCGGGCGTGCGGGACCTGCTCCAGCTCAGGAAGCTGCTGTAG